From the genome of Triticum aestivum cultivar Chinese Spring chromosome 3B, IWGSC CS RefSeq v2.1, whole genome shotgun sequence, one region includes:
- the LOC123067592 gene encoding uncharacterized protein: MSTNVVACGIDYINNHTDVCADKIIMHYSVTCKIWDGDFHHKILRNNFAQHGDFKLTLKKYVMFPMFQELAPHDRHDKCGHHYAVCLELKNQRIEVLDSIRSEADADLTTHAELFIKNLKETWNRHYEHSKVQIRHFPTEYVATVKQGNT; the protein is encoded by the exons ATGTCGACGaatgtagttgcatgcgggatcgactacatcaacaatcaCACCGATGTATGCGCCGACAAGAtaatcatgcattacagtgtgacctgcaaaatatgggatggtgacttccaccacaaaatcctgaggaacAATTTTGCACAACACGGTGACttcaagctcacactgaagaaatat gtcatgttccccatgttccaggagcttgcaccacacgaccgacacgacaagtgtggtcaccactatgcgGTCTGTCTTGAGCTGAAGAACCAACGTatcgaggtgcttgattcaatccgttcggaagctgatgcagaccttactacgcatgctGAACTCTTCATCAAGAACCTCAAAGAGACTTGGAACCGTCACTACGAAcattcaaaggtccagatcaggcaTTTCCCGACTGAGTATGTGGCGACTGTGAAGCAAGGGAACACATAA
- the LOC123070893 gene encoding elongation factor 1-alpha-like isoform X1, whose translation MLDPFALVKDEVSEISNRLRLTVVSEVPELTSAAGHFFRAGAEGKRTCPTERASCKTDAHCSCTVIDAPGHRDFIKNMITGTSRADFAVLIIESTTGGFEAGISNDVQTREHALLAFTLGVRQMICCCNKIDATTPKYSRARYFEIVNEVSYYLKKVIRIVIDSVGGA comes from the exons ATGCTAGACCCCTTTGCACTGGTTAAGGATGAAGTGTCGGAAATCTCGAACAGACTGCGTTTGACGGTGGTATCTGAG GTACCTGAATTGACATCAGCAGCTGGACACTTCTTCAGAGCTGGAGCTGAAGGGAAAAGAACATGCCCTACT GAGCGAGCTTCATGCAAGACAGATGCACATTGCTCCTGCACTGTCATTGATGCTCCTGGACACCGTGATTTCATCAAGAACATGATCACTGGGACCTCCCGGGCTGATTTTGCGGTGCTTATCATTGAATCCACCACTGGTGGTTTTGAGGCTGGTATCTCCAATGATGTCCAGACCCGTGAGCATGCTCTCCTTGCTTTCACTCTTGGCGTCAGGCAGATGATCTGCTGCTGCAACAAG ATAGATGCTACTACCCCAAAGTACTCCAGGGCTCGCTACTTTGAAATTGTCAATGAAGTTAGCTACTACTTGAAGAAG GTGATAAGAATTGTGATTGACTCAGTAGGAGGAGCATGA
- the LOC123070893 gene encoding elongation factor 1-alpha-like isoform X2: MLDPFALVKDEVSEISNRLRLTVVSEVPELTSAAGHFFRAGAEGKRTCPTERASCKTDAHCSCTVIDAPGHRDFIKNMITGTSRADFAVLIIESTTGGFEAGISNDVQTREHALLAFTLGVRQMICCCNKIDATTPKYSRARYFEIVNEVSYYLKKFFVI, translated from the exons ATGCTAGACCCCTTTGCACTGGTTAAGGATGAAGTGTCGGAAATCTCGAACAGACTGCGTTTGACGGTGGTATCTGAG GTACCTGAATTGACATCAGCAGCTGGACACTTCTTCAGAGCTGGAGCTGAAGGGAAAAGAACATGCCCTACT GAGCGAGCTTCATGCAAGACAGATGCACATTGCTCCTGCACTGTCATTGATGCTCCTGGACACCGTGATTTCATCAAGAACATGATCACTGGGACCTCCCGGGCTGATTTTGCGGTGCTTATCATTGAATCCACCACTGGTGGTTTTGAGGCTGGTATCTCCAATGATGTCCAGACCCGTGAGCATGCTCTCCTTGCTTTCACTCTTGGCGTCAGGCAGATGATCTGCTGCTGCAACAAG ATAGATGCTACTACCCCAAAGTACTCCAGGGCTCGCTACTTTGAAATTGTCAATGAAGTTAGCTACTACTTGAAGAAG TTTTTTGTTATTTGA
- the LOC123065719 gene encoding uncharacterized protein: MDGKAPHLLPLSLSEAKKKIRDDVPLVCGWALLNAFATLCGVASGYIADYIHVSCSQSSFILPCIELTDAEAARLIALCVGLLCCAPFQAAAAALALLLPCRRRRARRALAYLALAVTILFHCMYASAVWVFLAADLGYIFGRIYFTTGLCFFVVGDLLSFRVLLGGEGWGMKYVAYFF, translated from the exons ATGGACGGCAAGGCGCCTCATCTGCTGCCTCTGAGTCTGAGCGAGGCCAAAAAGAAGATCCGGGATGACGTCCCACTGGTCTGCGGATGGGCGCTCCTCAACGCCTTCGCCACGCTCTGCGGCGTAGCAAGCGGCTACATAGCTGACTACATCCATGTGTCGTGCAGCCAG TCCTCCTTCATTCTGCCGTGCATCGAGCTGACGGACGCGGAGGCCGCCAGGCTAATCGCCCTCTGCGTCGGGCTGCTGTGCTGCGCCCCATTccaggcggccgcggcggcgctggCGCTGCTGCTCCCATGCCGCCGTCGCCGGGCCCGCCGGGCCCTCGCCTACCTCGCGCTGGCGGTCACCATCCTCTTCCATTGCATGTACGCCAGCGCCGTCTGGGTCTTCCTCGCCGCCGACCTAGGATACATCTTCGGCAGGATCTACTTCACCACGGGCCTCTGCTTCTTCGTGGTGGGCGACCTCCTCAGCTTCCGGGTCCTCCTGGGTGGTGAGGGGTGGGGCATGAAGTACGTAGCCTATTTCTTCTGA